In a single window of the Thunnus albacares chromosome 1, fThuAlb1.1, whole genome shotgun sequence genome:
- the LOC122972712 gene encoding uncharacterized protein LOC122972712 isoform X2: MDFCVSILNQWTDGEWPYEGAFDRDKLQIAEYNVNPDFGNPSWDSAYMKDCVNVWLTVARQRCGVSLDEKRVDRFSDEFRAAVENCVKCVTACHLPMLEAELQTRATEMMKIKQRHGENVKAISKAIIYGWAKRQTDAPSPQTLLTIVSKAGVPLQESHTNKTMISIFPQLSPSNPFSAANMTDQTISQQAKTDDEFLLLAAAVEGQRLQTEVENREEQIAARERERVKQEKKDRADEEKARKAAEKEKKANLSFKQVKSQKRKEKKRHLAAVAEETEIDTQDSSGESEVELELQGARGKGEESDTDHSDDTEPAVRPKMTQRRPHTASSKTQRRDLLCKLHATIQCTPDGLFLSLPDVKAAHAFQFLKTIADCLYCWSLTDFNMASSFTVSSIQKIAQISPACATQMSAMRPVLQCHCTAAFNPPEVYKQLADVFLNTQEGLECEQCLFVGPQGCAIPIRLSDAQRKLVNDKDSFPYITVAVSPGCDPQQLESMVAQCQALRGAAQTPQTQTITHLGLELYMLSLTEHIQLPQSRFVLQQPPLPTQYGPPSELSEVPSILWAKHKNHVGFVNSAPPHEVTLKPGAKLPMVRQYNLPHKSIAGIEGVIQSLLDQGVLVQTTSPCNTPILPIPKANRPDEWRFVQDLQAINSIVVPTAPIVPDTNSILASLPSNSTHYTVIDLSSAFFSIPLHPDSQYLFAFTFKGKQYTWQRLPQGFVESPTVYAAAVKRDLDDLHFPGGSTLLQYADDLLIASPSQEACRTDSILLLQRLAECGHRASLAKLQFCRSEVTYLGHVLKNGQRLLSPERLKLLVNMPPPTTKKQMLSFLGMANYCRHWIFEYAAMDSVLRNATLQSAPPKVQWTEDMNKAFQDLKHALTLAPALGLPDYHQPFHLHVHERDGFATGILVQKHGSHYRPVAYYSSRLTPVVLGMPGCLRAVAAVAIMIEKSSPIVLAHDCVVHVPHAVLHILNTSATQHMTAARRSGYEAIILHSPHITLKRSPPLNPATLLPLIDTDDEHDCITTIDLCTSPRPDLLQTPIPNSDLIFYTDGSASRPSDSTHLAGYAVVNDWGVVEAKALPPGTSAQAAELYALTRACILASGKVATIYTDSRYAFGAAHDFGQLWKMRGFVSSSGKPLQHHTLVNDLLDAILRPSQLAIIKCAAHTNGTDPVSRGNAMADTAAKQAALSSPSLVLQCASTQPTNPIPVPSANDVVTMQNHADDRERSLWLRKGCKVDAESGLWLHPDGRPVCPRALLHVLARVTHGPAHVGRGVMNDVIRSQWFAPGITQVSQTLVDSCMICQQTRKKNSTVKHDHLEPPSGPFVNMQIDFVHMPSSQGFKYLLVITDRFSKWVEAFATKKEDARTVVKCLLKEVIPRYGVPQGIDSDRGPAFVSKITQGLSEILGFKWQLHVPYHPQSSGQVERMNATIKDRLTKTVLATGLKWPDALPIVLYSIRSAPSATTGLSPHEVLMGRPMSTGTSPPLTPHKATLLWTDEFMTEYVKRLTEILRKYHLQVADRLPKPSEEPIHSFREGDLVLIKSLEKVSLSPRWKGPYQVLLTTRTALKVEGRAEWIHATSRFGQGTGQVGPNERETGVSLIPGEGERKGFPSHDTVGAMNPMPHGQGRPLQNDPENADQEPDLGHTDKSMSPLGLYNTMAVVYI; encoded by the exons ATGGActtttgtgtttccattttGAATCAGTGGACAGATGGCGAATGGCCATACGAAGGAGCGTTTGATAGAGATAAGCTTCAGATTGCTGAGTACAATGTTAACCCAGATTTTGGAAATCCATCTTGGGATAGTGCGTATATGAAagattgtgtaaatgtgtggttAACTGTTGCTCGTCAGAGGTGTGGAGTgagtctggatgaaaaaagaGTTGATCGTTTTTCTGATGAGttcagagcagcagtggagaactgtgttaaatgtgtgacaGCATGTCACTTGCCTATGTTGGAAGCAGAGTTGCAAACCAGAgctacagaaatgatgaaaattaaacagaGGCATGGTGAGAATGTGAAGGCCATTTCCAAAGCTATCATATACGGTTGGGCAAAACGGCAAACTGATGCTCCCTCTCCACAAACTTTGTTGACCATTGTATCCAAAGCTGGAGTGCCTTTGCaagagtcacacacaaacaaaacaatgatttcaATTTTTCCACAACTTTCACCTTCAAACCCCTTTTCAGCTGCTAACATGACTGATCAAACCATTTCACAACAAGCAAAGACTGACGATGAATTTCTCTTACTAGCCGCAGCTGTTGAGGGACAAAGACTACAGACTGAAGTAGAAAATAGAGAAGAGCAGATAGCAGCTAGAGAAAG ggaaagagttaaacaggaaaagaaagatagaGCCGACGAAGAAAAAGCTAGgaaagctgcagaaaaagaaaagaaagctaatttgtcattcaaacaggtaaaaagccagaaaagaaaggaaaagaaaagacatttagcTGCCGTTGCTGAAGAAACAGAGATAGACACTCAGGACAGCTCAGGAGAAAGTGAGGTAGAACTTGAGTTACAAGGAGCCAGAGGTAAGGGGGAGGAGTCTGACACAGACCATAGTGACGACACAGAACCTGCAGTCAGGCCAAAGATGACACAGAGACGACCCCACACTGCAAGTAGCAAAACTCAGAGACGAG ATTTACTTTGCAAGCTACATGCCACCATTCAATGCACACCTGATGGATTGTTTTTAAGCCTACCTGATGTGAAGGCTGCTCatgcatttcagtttttgaaaactATTGctgattgtttgtattgttggtCATTGACTGATTTTAACATGGCTTCCAGTTTCACAGTATCTAGCATTCAAAAAATTGCTCAAATTTCACCAGCATGTGCAACACAGATGTCTGCCATGAGGCCTGTACTACAGTGTCACTGTACAGCAGCATTTAACCCCCCAGAGGTGTACAAACAAttagctgatgtgtttttgaatacaCAAGAGGGGTTGGAGTGtgaacaatgtttgtttgttggtccaCAGGGATGTGCAATTCCAATTCGGTTATCTGACGCACAGCGCAAATTGGTTAATGATAAAGATTCATTTCCATACATCACTGTAGCTGTCTCTCCTGGCTGTGACCCACAACAGCTTGAAAGCATGGTGGCACAGTGCCAGGCATTGAGAGGAGCTGCGCAGACTCCTCAAACTCAAACAATAACACACTTGGGCCTTGAGCTGTACATGTTATCTTTAACTGAGCACATCCAGCTACCTCAGAGTAGGTTTGTTTTGCAACAACCACCCCTCCCCACACAGTATGGGCCTCCATCAGAGCTTTCAGAGGTTCCATCTATTTTATGGGCTAAACATAAAAACCATGTGGGTTTTGTGAATTCGGCTCCACCTCACGAAGTCACACTCAAACCTGGTGCTAAACTACCAATGGTCAGGCAATACAATTTGCCACACAAGTCAATTGCTGGTATTGAAGGTGTAATTCAGTCTTTACTGGATCAAGGTGTGTTGGTTCAAACAACAAGCCCATGTAACACACCCATTTTACCCATTCCAAAAGCAAACCGCCCAGATGAATGGCGTTTTGTACAAGATTTGCAAGCTATTAATAGCATTGTAGTGCCAACAGCTCCAATTGTGCCAGACACAAATTcgattttagcttcactaccaTCCAACTCAACACACTACACAGTCATTGATTTGAGTTCAGCTTTTTTCTCAATCCCGTTGCATCCAGATAGCCAGTATCTGTTTGCATTCACATTCAAAGGAAAACAGTACACCTGGCAGCGTTTGCCTCAGGGTTTTGTCGAGAGTCCTACAGTTTACGCAGCAGCAGTGAAACGGGACTTGGATGACCTCCACTTTCCAGGGGGCTCCACTCTCCTACAGTATGCAGATGACCTCCTGATAGCTTCACCATCACAGGAAGCTTGTCGAACGGACTCCATCTTGCTCCTACAGAGACTAGCTGAGTGTGGTCATAGAGCATCACTTGCCAAACTGCAATTTTGTCGGTCTGAGGTGACATACTTGggtcatgttttgaaaaatggacAGCGCCTGTTGTCACCGGAGAGGTTGAAACTGCTGGTTAACATGCCTCCTCCCACAACCAAGAAACAAATGCTCTCGTTCTTGGGGATGGCGAATTATTGCAGACATTGGATCTTTGAGTATGCTGCTATGGACTCTGTTTTGCGAAACGCCACACTGCAATCAGCTCCTCCCAAGGTGCAGTGGACTGAGGACATGAACAAAGCTTTTCAGGACCTGAAACATGCTCTCACCTTGGCTCCGGCATTGGGGCTGCCGGACTATCATCAGCCGTTCCATCTGCATGTACATGAACGAGATGGCTTTGCTACAGGCATTCTCGTGCAAAAACATGGGTCTCATTACCGTCCAGTTGCGTACTACTCCTCTCGACTAACCCCTGTGGTTCTTGGCATGCCAGGTTGCTTAAGAGCGGTGGCCGCCGTTGCCATCATGATTGAGAAATCTTCTCCAATTGTACTGGCTCATGACTGTGTTGTGCACGTTCCACATGCAGTACTTCACATCTTGAACACATCTGCTACCCAACACATGACAGCTGCACGTCGTTCAGGCTATGAAGCAATCATTCTTCATAGTCCACACATCACTTTAAAACGCTCACCTCCATTGAATCCAGCTACTCTCCTTCCATTGATTGACACAGATGATGAGCATGATTGCATCACAACTATTGACCTGTGTACATCCCCAAGGCCAGACTTGTTGCAGACACCAATACCCaattctgatttgattttttacaCTGATGGTTCAGCTAGCAGACCATCTGATAGCACACATCTAGCTGGCTATGCAGTAGTTAACGATTGGGGGGTAGTAGAGGCAAAAGCACTGCCTCCAGGTACCTCTGCTCAGGCAGCAGAACTGTATGCTCTAACTAGAGCGTGTATTCTTGCTTCTGGTAAGGTGGCTACTATTTACACTGACTCAAGATATGCATTTGGCGCTGCTCATGATTTTGGCCAGTTATGGAAGATGAGAGGTTTTGTGTCATCTTCTGGAAAACCACTACAGCATCACACTTTGGTTAATGACCTGTTAGATGCTATTTTGCGCCCATCTCAGCTTGCAATCATCAAATGTGCTGCTCACACGAATGGAACTGATCCTGTTTCACGAGGAAATGCAATGGCTGACACTGCAGCCAAACAAGCGGcactttcctctccctctttggTACTTCAATGTGCCTCCACACAACCTACCAATCCAATTCCAGTTCCTTCCGCTAATGATGTCGTGACAATGCAAAATCACGCTGATGACAGGGAGCGAAGTCTTTGGTTGCGTAAAGGTTGTAAAGTTGACGCGGAGTCTGGCTTGTGGCTCCACCCTGATGGTCGACCGGTTTGCCCTCGAGCTCTCCTTCATGTACTGGCACGTGTGACGCATGGTCCAGCGCATGTTGGAAGAGGGGTGATGAATGATGTTATTCGCTCACAGTGGTTTGCTCCAGGCATTACTCAAGTTTCACAAACACTTGTGGATAGTTGTATGATATGTCAACAGACCAGAAAAAAGAATAGCACAGTGAAACATGACCACTTAGAACCCCCATCAGGTCCttttgtaaatatgcaaatagatTTTGTACATATGCCAAGCTCACAAGGCTTCAAATACTTGCTAGTCATAACCGACAGGTTCTCGAAGTGGGTAGAAGCTTTTGCAACGAAAAAAGAAGATGCAAGAACAGTTGTAAAGTGTCTGCTAAAAGAGGTAATCCCTAGGTACGGAGTGCCGCAGGGAATAGATAGCGACAGAGGTCCAGCTTTTGTGTCAAAAATCACTCAGGGACTGTCAGAAATCTTAGGATTTAAGTGGCAGTTACATGTTCCTTATCATCCACAGAGTTCAGGTCAAGTTGAGAGAATGAATGCAACTATCAAAGACAGATTGACCAAAACAGTCCTAGCCACAGGCCTGAAATGGCCTGATGCACTGCCGATTGTGCTGTACTCCATTCGGAGTGCACCAAGTGCAACTACAGGACTGAGTCCTCACGAGGTGCTGATGGGAAGACCAATGTCCACAGGGACAAGTCCCCCACTGACACCACACAAAGCTACTCTGCTTTGGACGGATGAGTTCATGACTGAGTATGTGAAAAGACTAACAGAGATTTTGAGAAAGTATCATTTACAGGTGGCTGACAGACTCCCCAAACCATCGGAAGAACCAATTCATTCCTTTCGAGAAGGTGACCTGGTATTAATCAAATCTCTGGAAAAAGTGTCTTTGTCTCCTAGGTGGAAAGGTCCATACCAGGTGCTGCTGACTACTAGGACGGCCCTGAAGGTCGAAGGCAGAGCAGAATGGATCCACGCCACAAG TAGGTTCGGGCAGGGGACAGGTCAAGTCGGtccaaatgagagagagacaggagtcTCTCTGATTCCAGGCGAAGGAGAGCGGAAAGGCTTTCCTTCTCATGACACAGTCGGTGCCATGAACCCAATGCCCCATGGACAGGGGCGCCCTTTGCAGAATGATCCAGAAAATGCAGACCAAGAGCCAGATCTTGGACATACGGACAAATCAATGAGCCCATTGGGACTCTACAACACTATGGCGGTGGTCTACATatga